In Chryseobacterium shigense, the following proteins share a genomic window:
- a CDS encoding plasmid mobilization relaxosome protein MobC, with product MENDGKEGLILIRIQKNRKEHWKKICLEKQISLTNLIIDSVENRMMDNERKKVLAFIEKQDNIFVKIETNINQIAKMVNGQKFISENELQKFSNQLTEIAKLKAQQNEVFINIYSMLGK from the coding sequence ATGGAGAACGACGGAAAAGAAGGGCTGATTCTCATAAGAATTCAAAAAAACCGAAAGGAACACTGGAAAAAAATCTGTTTAGAAAAACAAATTTCCTTAACCAATTTAATCATTGATTCGGTAGAAAACAGAATGATGGATAATGAGAGAAAAAAAGTATTAGCGTTCATTGAAAAACAAGACAACATCTTTGTAAAAATCGAAACCAATATCAATCAGATTGCAAAAATGGTGAATGGTCAAAAGTTCATTTCAGAGAATGAATTACAGAAATTCTCTAACCAGCTTACTGAAATCGCAAAGTTGAAAGCCCAGCAGAATGAAGTTTTTATCAACATCTATTCAATGCTTGGAAAATGA
- a CDS encoding relaxase/mobilization nuclease domain-containing protein yields the protein MIVKLMKPASSNFPGIQYNDKKIDKGKGELMLMKNFPSFINESSSKEEVKSYLASVSKNEKVKKPQFHAALSTKFREHSKEELTKIAENFMDEMGYGNQPFIVVFHNDTENNHVHIVSTRVDKQTGKKINDSYEKLKSQRALAKVMEKIYGISNVENINKLLSYRISSLKQLELLLERNGFRLAQNKEDETQLDILKNGVREKTFSGNQIVFDNKKNENRTKQIKAILSKYKDLFSNKVFKVQDFRKQEAMLPEEKQNEETEPKIEFESELQKKLKDTFGIDVVFHQVDKKYQSEGKLEGELRPFGYSLIDNRTGTMYKGSEIMKMNELFEFTSVMMDKRLFERLKDFNIPNKETKSVLINYLKYKYPESELYDFMLFENKKFKNKEIFSAVRDDVKEYLKTQNNDDVSIIKLEDGKYYIIHSKLHYIGELETLIGEKQFQNFLNPVVKAENKKEYGLEKVIDDFLFDMMKSSATAKDPAEEELKKRRKKKR from the coding sequence ATGATTGTGAAATTGATGAAACCCGCAAGTTCTAATTTCCCTGGAATACAGTACAACGATAAAAAAATAGATAAAGGAAAAGGCGAACTGATGCTGATGAAAAATTTCCCTTCATTCATCAACGAATCGAGCAGCAAGGAAGAAGTAAAGTCCTACTTGGCTTCAGTTTCTAAAAACGAAAAGGTAAAAAAGCCACAATTCCACGCTGCTTTATCCACAAAGTTCAGGGAACATTCCAAAGAAGAGCTTACGAAAATCGCTGAAAACTTTATGGATGAAATGGGTTATGGGAATCAGCCGTTCATCGTGGTTTTTCACAACGACACTGAAAACAATCACGTCCATATTGTTTCAACAAGAGTCGATAAACAGACTGGGAAAAAGATTAACGACAGTTACGAAAAGCTGAAATCACAGAGAGCTTTAGCCAAAGTAATGGAAAAAATATACGGAATAAGCAATGTAGAAAATATTAATAAGCTTCTGAGTTACCGGATCAGTTCTTTAAAACAATTGGAACTTTTACTAGAAAGAAATGGATTCCGGTTAGCTCAGAACAAAGAAGATGAAACCCAATTGGATATTCTCAAAAACGGAGTTCGAGAAAAAACCTTTTCTGGAAATCAGATCGTTTTTGACAACAAAAAGAATGAAAACAGAACAAAACAGATTAAAGCGATCCTGTCAAAATACAAAGACCTATTTTCCAACAAGGTTTTTAAAGTTCAGGATTTTAGAAAACAGGAAGCAATGCTTCCAGAAGAAAAACAGAATGAAGAAACCGAGCCGAAAATCGAATTTGAAAGTGAGCTACAGAAAAAGCTGAAAGACACCTTTGGAATTGATGTGGTTTTCCATCAAGTCGATAAAAAATATCAAAGCGAAGGGAAATTGGAGGGCGAACTCCGCCCTTTCGGATATTCTTTGATTGATAACAGAACTGGAACGATGTACAAAGGAAGTGAGATTATGAAAATGAATGAATTATTTGAATTCACTTCCGTGATGATGGACAAAAGGCTCTTTGAGCGATTGAAAGATTTTAACATTCCAAACAAAGAAACTAAATCTGTTCTCATAAATTATTTAAAATATAAATATCCCGAAAGTGAACTGTATGACTTTATGCTTTTCGAGAACAAAAAATTTAAAAATAAGGAAATATTCAGTGCTGTCAGAGATGACGTGAAAGAATATCTCAAAACCCAAAATAACGATGATGTAAGCATCATAAAATTAGAGGACGGAAAATATTACATCATTCATTCCAAGCTCCACTACATCGGAGAATTGGAAACATTAATTGGAGAAAAACAGTTTCAAAACTTTTTAAACCCAGTTGTGAAGGCTGAAAACAAAAAAGAATATGGTTTGGAAAAGGTCATTGATGATTTCCTGTTTGATATGATGAAATCTTCAGCAACAGCGAAAGATCCAGCCGAAGAGGAACTCAAAAAACGTAGAAAAAAGAAAAGATAA
- a CDS encoding ParA family protein — translation MIITFATQKGGAGKTTLAIAFANYISERSDRKINVFDFDYQKSFYNKWKEDELLELPKLYEVEIAGEGERLFSDFEQLIDLKESKDVNVFDLAGTLDEKYSDLLIYSDVIIIPFEYSDVSVKSTLVFKNVLGMLESEAERIFIRSKYDKGYKYLNQKEMDAEISKYGVMVESPVYKRNCLQTIDTRKLTYEQRYAVKNPFNEIIEYINETLKSEI, via the coding sequence ATGATTATCACATTTGCCACCCAAAAAGGAGGAGCCGGAAAAACCACGCTGGCAATTGCTTTTGCGAATTATATTTCGGAAAGATCCGACAGAAAGATCAATGTTTTTGACTTTGATTATCAGAAATCCTTTTACAACAAATGGAAAGAAGATGAACTTTTAGAATTGCCAAAACTGTATGAAGTAGAAATTGCAGGAGAAGGCGAGCGTCTTTTTTCAGATTTTGAACAGTTGATTGATTTGAAGGAAAGCAAAGATGTGAATGTCTTTGACTTAGCAGGAACGCTCGATGAAAAATACAGTGATTTGCTGATCTACAGCGATGTGATTATCATTCCATTTGAATATTCCGATGTATCGGTAAAATCCACATTGGTTTTCAAAAATGTTCTCGGAATGCTTGAAAGTGAAGCAGAACGAATTTTTATCCGCTCCAAATACGACAAAGGGTACAAATATCTCAATCAGAAAGAAATGGATGCCGAGATTTCAAAATACGGAGTGATGGTAGAAAGCCCGGTATACAAAAGAAATTGCTTACAAACCATTGATACCAGAAAACTGACTTATGAACAGAGATATGCCGTGAAGAATCCTTTTAATGAAATCATAGAATATATAAATGAAACCTTGAAATCGGAAATATAA
- a CDS encoding DUF4134 domain-containing protein → MIKNFFKKTVTTKKALTLALVMMALTPIFAQGGATAISNAASDIRDYWDPIKLILKAVGGLVGFIGGLRVYNKWTNGDQDVNKEILGYGGAMIFLIVVPEFVTAFFA, encoded by the coding sequence ATGATTAAAAACTTTTTCAAAAAAACCGTAACCACAAAAAAAGCACTGACTCTTGCTTTAGTAATGATGGCACTAACTCCAATCTTTGCTCAGGGAGGGGCCACCGCAATCTCGAATGCAGCCAGCGACATTAGGGATTATTGGGATCCCATCAAACTGATTTTAAAAGCAGTCGGAGGATTGGTCGGCTTTATCGGAGGATTGAGAGTCTATAACAAATGGACGAATGGCGACCAAGATGTCAACAAAGAAATCCTTGGGTATGGAGGAGCAATGATTTTCTTGATTGTCGTTCCGGAATTCGTAACAGCATTCTTTGCCTAA
- a CDS encoding DUF4133 domain-containing protein: protein MGFYLYKGLKKPLVFFGLKGKYIFYAVGVIGSGVIAALILSKFGLLGSLLGLAITAGGVYLIFKRQDKYGLYDKTKNSDQVLIFPKKVHNKKILKNTIAEVLINNEKKITSNEIAINNWAITYGN, encoded by the coding sequence ATGGGATTCTACCTTTACAAGGGGCTTAAAAAACCCCTTGTATTTTTTGGACTCAAAGGCAAGTACATCTTTTATGCAGTTGGTGTTATTGGAAGTGGAGTCATTGCCGCTTTGATACTTTCAAAGTTTGGTTTACTCGGTTCTCTACTCGGCCTCGCAATCACAGCGGGAGGAGTTTATCTCATCTTCAAAAGGCAGGATAAATACGGACTGTATGATAAAACAAAAAATTCCGATCAGGTTTTAATTTTCCCAAAAAAAGTACATAATAAAAAAATATTGAAAAATACAATAGCTGAAGTTTTAATAAATAATGAGAAAAAAATAACTTCAAATGAAATCGCCATTAACAATTGGGCGATAACATATGGCAATTAA